The following coding sequences are from one Paenibacillus sp. JDR-2 window:
- a CDS encoding sigma factor G inhibitor Gin translates to MSEERELHCSICGEHKAEGEGIRIVSGFICESCESEMVRTDVKDAKYPFFIHQMKQIFIEKNA, encoded by the coding sequence ATGTCGGAAGAACGCGAGCTTCATTGCAGTATATGCGGGGAGCATAAAGCAGAGGGTGAAGGGATCCGCATCGTGTCTGGGTTTATTTGCGAGTCATGTGAATCCGAAATGGTTCGGACAGACGTTAAGGACGCTAAGTACCCTTTCTTTATTCATCAAATGAAACAGATTTTTATCGAGAAAAACGCCTGA